CCTGACCCGGGACGTGACCGCCGAGCGGGACGCGGCGCTCGCGGGGGCCGGCGGGGCGACGGACGAGGCCACCGGGCCCGTACCGCCGCTGCCGAAGTCGCCGCCGAACGTGCCGACCGCGCGGGGCGGCGAGAAGCGGCCGGTGGGCGGTCCCGTACCCGATCTGACCAAGCCGGCGCCGGAGCCGACGGACCTGCCGCCGCGGGCCGAACAGCTCCAGCTCTCCGGCGACATCACCTACGCGCTGCCCTCGCTCGACCTGCTGGAGCGGGGTGGGCCGGGGAAGACCCGGTCGGCGGCGAACGACGCCGTCGTCGACGCGCTGACCAACGTCTTCGTCGAGTTCAAGGTGGACGCGGCCGTCACCGGCTTCACCCGTGGTCCGACGGTCACCCGGTACGAGGTCGAGCTCGGGCCCGCCGTCAAGGTCGAGAAGATCACCGCCCTGACGAAGAACATCGCCTACGCGGTGGCCTCGCCGGACGTGCGGATCATCTCGCCGATCCCCGGCAAGTCCGCGGTCGGCATCGAGATCCCCAACAGCGACCGCGAGATGGTCAACCTCGGGGACGTGCTGCGGCTCGCGGACGCGGCCGGCGACGAGCACCCGATGCTGGTCGCGCTGGGCAAGGACGTCGAGGGCGGCTACGTGATGGCCAACCTGGCGAAGATGCCGCACGTCCTGGTCGCCGGCGCCACCGGCTCCGGCAAGTCCTCGTGCATCAACTGCCTGATCACCTCGGTGATGATAAGGGCGACCCCGGAGGACGTCCGGATGGTGCTCGTCGACCCCAAGCGGGTCGAGCTGACCGCCTACGAGGGCATCCCGCACCTGATCACCCCGATCATCACCAACCCCAAGCGGGCCGCCGAGGCCCTCCAGTGGGTGGTGCGCGAGATGGACCTGCGCTACGACGACCTGGCCGCCTTCGGCTTCCGGCACATCGACGACTTCAACCAGGCCATCCGGGACGGCAAGGTGCAGCTGCCGCCCGGCAGCGAGCGCGAGCTCAAGACGTATCCGTACCTGCTGGTGATCGTCGACGAGCTCGCCGACCTGATGATGGTCGCGCCCCGGGACGTCGAGGACGCCATCGTCCGCATCACCCAGTTGGCCCGCGCGGCCGGCATCCACCTGGTGCTCGCCACCCAGCGGCCTTCGGTGGACGTGGTCACCGGTCTGATCAAGGCGAACGTGCCGTCCCGGCTCGCCTTCGCCACCTCCTCGCTCGCCGACAGCCGGGTCATCCTCGACCAGCCGGGCGCCGAGAAGCTCATCGGCAAGGGCGACGGCCTGTTCCTGCCGATGGGCGCGAACAAGCCGACCCGCATGCAGGGCGCCTTCGTCACCGAGGCCGAGGTCGCGGCCGTCGTGCAGCACTGCAAGGACCAGATGACGCCGGTCTTCCGGGACGACGTCACCGTCGGCACCAAGCAGAAGAAGGAGATCGACGAGGAGATCGGCGACGACCTCGACCTGCTGTGCCAGGCGGCCGAGCTGGTCGTCTCGACGCAGTTCGGCTCGACCTCGATGCTCCAGCGGAAGCTCCGGGTGGGCTTCGCGAAGGCCGGCCGGCTGATGGACCTGATGGAGTCGCGGAACATCGTGGGCCCGAGCGAGGGCTCCAAGGCGCGGGACGTCCTCGTCAAGCCGGACGAGCTGGACGGGGTGCTCGCGGTGATCCGCGGCGAGTCGGCGGAGTGACCGGACGGAAGGCGTGGGGCGGTAGGGGCGGGGTATCCGTTCGAGACCGGGCCGAGACTCACTCGTAAGGGAACCGGGGGCAACCGTTTCCCCTGGCCGTACGTCAAGTTGGACGGAGGGACAGCAGGATGTCCCGTCCTCGCGAAGTACCAGCCGCGAAGTACAACCTCATGGCGTACAAACCGCACCCGCCCGGTTGCCCCACCCTTTCGTACCACCCATAGACTGAACGTCCAGCAGGTGGCTACACGCTCGAAAGGCGCTCTCGTGTCCATCGGCAACTCCCCCGAAGACGACCGGACGTTCCCGTCAGACGACCGGGAACCGATCGGTCGCACCCTTCAGCAGGCCCGCATCGCCGCCGGCCTCAGCGTCGAAGAGGTCAGCGCCTCCACCCGTGTCCGGATCCCGATCGTGCACGGCATCGAGGAGGACGACTTCTCGCGCTGCGGCGGCGACGTCTACGCGCGCGGTCACATCCGCACGCTCGCGCGTGCCGTCGGGCTCGATCCGGCGCCGCTGATCGAGCGGTACGACGCCGACCACGGCGGCCGTCCCGCGCCCACCCCCGCCGCCCCGCTCTTCGAGGCGGAACGTATCCGCCCCGAGCCCCGGCGGCCCAACTGGACCGCGGCCATGGTCGCGGCGATCGTCGCCGTCGTCGGCTTCGTCGGCTTCACCATGTTCAACGGCGCCGAGCAGCCGAAGGGGACCACGGCCGCCGAGGGCGGTCCGGCGCCCGCCCCGGAGAAGGCGACCTCGGCCGCCAAGCCCAAGCCGGTCAAGCCCGCCCCGAAGCCGACCGAGAGCGCCATCGCGGCCGTCCCGGCCGACAAGGTCACGGTCAAGCTCACCGCCGACGGCAAGAGCTGGATCTCGGCCAAGGCCTCCGACGGCAAGATGCTCTTCGACGGCTTCCTCCAGGAGGGCGACACGAAGACCTTCCAGGACGACGAGCAGGTCGATCTCGTCCTCGGCAACGCCGGCGCGATCGAGCTCTACGTGAACGGCAAGAAGGTCTCCGAGAAGTTCGAGGACGGCCAGGTGGAGCGGCTCAGCTACACCAAGGGCGACCCCGAGGCCGGCTGACCGGTGCGTCCGGTGTGACCTCCGTCGCGCAGGTGAACCCTGAGCGACGGGGTCACGTCCGGGACGAAGTAGTCTTGAGTCCATGCCCGAACGCCGTACCGTCGCCCTTGTCACTCTCGGCTGCGCCCGTAACGAGGTGGACTCGGAGGAGCTCGCAGGCCGCTTGGCAGCGGACGGCTGGGAGCTCGTCGAGAACGCCGAGGAAGCGGACGTCGCCGTCGTCAACACCTGCGGCTTCGTCGAAGCCGCCAAGAAGGACTCCGTCGACGCCCTCCTCGAAGCCAATGATCTGAAGGACCACGGCCGCACCCAGGCCGTCGTCGCCGTCGGCTGCATGGCCGAGCGCTACGGCAAGGAGCTGGCCGAGGCCCTCCCCGAGGCCGACGGCGTGCTCGGCTTCGACGACTACGCCGACATCTCCAACCGCCTCCAGACCATCCTCAGCGGCGGTAGCGTCGAGGCGCACACCCCGCGTGACCGGCGCAAGCTCCTCCCGCTCTCCCCGGTCGACCGCCAGCAGGCCGCCGCCGAGGTCGCCCTCCCGGGCCACGGGGCCGCCGAGGAGCCGCAGAACGTCCCCGGCGACCTGCCGGAGGGCCTCGCGCCCGCCTCCGGCCCGCGCGCCCCGCTCCGCCGCCGCCTGGACCGCAGCCCCGTCGCCTCCGTGAAGCTGGCCTCCGGCTGCGACCGCCGCTGCTCCTTCTGCGCCATCCCGTCCTTCCGCGGCAGCTTCGTCTCGCGCCGCCCCTCGGACGTGCTCAACGAGACCCGCTGGCTCGCCGAGCAGGGCGTCAAGGAGATCATGCTGGTCTCCGAGAACAACACCTCGTACGGCAAGGACCTCGGCGACATCCGCCTCCTGGAGGGCCTGCTGCCCGAGCTCGCCGCCGTCGACGGCATCGAGCGCGTCCGGGTCAGCTACCTCCAGCCGGCCGAGATGCGCCCCGGCCTGATCGACG
The Streptomyces roseofulvus genome window above contains:
- a CDS encoding helix-turn-helix domain-containing protein, giving the protein MSIGNSPEDDRTFPSDDREPIGRTLQQARIAAGLSVEEVSASTRVRIPIVHGIEEDDFSRCGGDVYARGHIRTLARAVGLDPAPLIERYDADHGGRPAPTPAAPLFEAERIRPEPRRPNWTAAMVAAIVAVVGFVGFTMFNGAEQPKGTTAAEGGPAPAPEKATSAAKPKPVKPAPKPTESAIAAVPADKVTVKLTADGKSWISAKASDGKMLFDGFLQEGDTKTFQDDEQVDLVLGNAGAIELYVNGKKVSEKFEDGQVERLSYTKGDPEAG
- a CDS encoding DNA translocase FtsK → MASRTSGKGSQGTAPSRAGRTTGGAKKAAAKSTAKSPAKPPAKKAAAKKAAPAKRAPAKKAAAKRPAARPAPSPTGGVYKVARGAAHGVGAMFRGIGRGAKGLDPAHRKDGLALLLLAAALIVAAGTWSHLENPVGDLVEMLVTGAFGRLDLLVPLLLGGISFRLFCYPERPEANGRIVIGLSALVIGVLGQVHIACGAPGRDAGSEAMQDAGGLIGWASSQPLVFMMGEALAVPLLVLLTLFGLLVVTATPVNAIPQRLRALGVRLGLVEPAYEETAEEYAEGEPYEEEWREAPPRAARPARRRSGPADPYDVDRAEAEALDRRGRTARPRSAVPERDHGLDPVDVAAAAAAALDGAVLNGMPPSPLVADLTRDVTAERDAALAGAGGATDEATGPVPPLPKSPPNVPTARGGEKRPVGGPVPDLTKPAPEPTDLPPRAEQLQLSGDITYALPSLDLLERGGPGKTRSAANDAVVDALTNVFVEFKVDAAVTGFTRGPTVTRYEVELGPAVKVEKITALTKNIAYAVASPDVRIISPIPGKSAVGIEIPNSDREMVNLGDVLRLADAAGDEHPMLVALGKDVEGGYVMANLAKMPHVLVAGATGSGKSSCINCLITSVMIRATPEDVRMVLVDPKRVELTAYEGIPHLITPIITNPKRAAEALQWVVREMDLRYDDLAAFGFRHIDDFNQAIRDGKVQLPPGSERELKTYPYLLVIVDELADLMMVAPRDVEDAIVRITQLARAAGIHLVLATQRPSVDVVTGLIKANVPSRLAFATSSLADSRVILDQPGAEKLIGKGDGLFLPMGANKPTRMQGAFVTEAEVAAVVQHCKDQMTPVFRDDVTVGTKQKKEIDEEIGDDLDLLCQAAELVVSTQFGSTSMLQRKLRVGFAKAGRLMDLMESRNIVGPSEGSKARDVLVKPDELDGVLAVIRGESAE
- the rimO gene encoding 30S ribosomal protein S12 methylthiotransferase RimO, producing the protein MPERRTVALVTLGCARNEVDSEELAGRLAADGWELVENAEEADVAVVNTCGFVEAAKKDSVDALLEANDLKDHGRTQAVVAVGCMAERYGKELAEALPEADGVLGFDDYADISNRLQTILSGGSVEAHTPRDRRKLLPLSPVDRQQAAAEVALPGHGAAEEPQNVPGDLPEGLAPASGPRAPLRRRLDRSPVASVKLASGCDRRCSFCAIPSFRGSFVSRRPSDVLNETRWLAEQGVKEIMLVSENNTSYGKDLGDIRLLEGLLPELAAVDGIERVRVSYLQPAEMRPGLIDVLTSTEKVAPYFDLSFQHSAPDVLRAMRRFGDTDRFLELLETIRSKAPTAGARSNFIVGFPGETEADFAELERFITHARLDAIGVFGYSDEDGTEAATYADKLDQEVVDARLAHLSRLAEELTAQRAEERIGEMLEVLVESEDEEDGWIGRAAHQAPETDGQVLLTDGGGAGLDLAPGLMVRAKVVGTEGVDLVAEYCDVLGGDPQTPVAEEVGR